The Lysobacter gummosus sequence GCCGGCACTTCGCAGCGGATCGATTCGCTGGGCCTGGACATGCAGTCGCTGCTGCAGATCATCCTGACCCAGCTGACCTATCAGGATCCGCTCAAGCCGGTGGACAACTTCGAGTTCGTCTCCCAGCTCGCGCAGTTCACCTCGCTGGAGCAAAGCCGTCAGCTCACCGACAAGATGGATCAGCTGCTCGGCGTGCAATCGGCGACGCAGACGCTGGGCCTGCTCGGCCGCAACGTCGACGTGCAGGGCGACCAGGGCCTGATCAGCGGCGT is a genomic window containing:
- a CDS encoding flagellar hook assembly protein FlgD is translated as MAISPINGGSGAGTSQRIDSLGLDMQSLLQIILTQLTYQDPLKPVDNFEFVSQLAQFTSLEQSRQLTDKMDQLLGVQSATQTLGLLGRNVDVQGDQGLISGVVKNVSFKNGQPELTITTAGGEFLANASISQIVQVR